The following proteins are co-located in the Heteronotia binoei isolate CCM8104 ecotype False Entrance Well chromosome 21, APGP_CSIRO_Hbin_v1, whole genome shotgun sequence genome:
- the PGF gene encoding placenta growth factor isoform X2: MPTLGGFLVALALQMVGAKEDLFPQNSTPEVGVLSFYDVWNRSSCQPMEKLVNIVSEYPCEVEHMFSPSCVSLHRCSGCCGDETLQCVPTEITNVTMQLLRMKSGEQASYVEMSFAEHKKCSCRLRQEVPKPGRRRKPKGKGRGIKMKRARHRLKD; this comes from the exons ATGCCAACTCTCGGCGGCTTCCTCGTGGCTCTCGCCTTGCAGATGGTGGGCGCGAAG GAAGACTTGTTTCCTCAAAACAGCACCCCTGAAGTGGGAG TCCTATCATTTTATGATGTTTGGAATCGCAGCTCCTGTCAGCCCATGGAAAAACTGGTTAATATTGTGTCTGAGTACCCCTGTGAGGTGGAGCACATGTTCAGCCCTTCCTGTGTCTCCCTGCATCGCTGCAGTGGATGCTGCGGAGATGAGACCCTTCAGTGTGTACCAACAGAGATTACTAACGTCACCATGCAA CTCCTAAGGATGAAATCCGGGGAGCAGGCATCCTACGTGGAGATGTCATTTGCTGAACACAAGAAATGTTCGTGCAG GCTTCGCCAAGAGGTTCCAAAGCCAGGGAG GAGGAGGAAACccaaaggaaaaggaagaggaatcAAGATGAAGCGTGCAAGACACAGACTGAAAGACTGA
- the PGF gene encoding placenta growth factor isoform X1, which produces MPTLGGFLVALALQMVGAKQEDLFPQNSTPEVGVLSFYDVWNRSSCQPMEKLVNIVSEYPCEVEHMFSPSCVSLHRCSGCCGDETLQCVPTEITNVTMQLLRMKSGEQASYVEMSFAEHKKCSCRLRQEVPKPGRRRKPKGKGRGIKMKRARHRLKD; this is translated from the exons ATGCCAACTCTCGGCGGCTTCCTCGTGGCTCTCGCCTTGCAGATGGTGGGCGCGAAG CAGGAAGACTTGTTTCCTCAAAACAGCACCCCTGAAGTGGGAG TCCTATCATTTTATGATGTTTGGAATCGCAGCTCCTGTCAGCCCATGGAAAAACTGGTTAATATTGTGTCTGAGTACCCCTGTGAGGTGGAGCACATGTTCAGCCCTTCCTGTGTCTCCCTGCATCGCTGCAGTGGATGCTGCGGAGATGAGACCCTTCAGTGTGTACCAACAGAGATTACTAACGTCACCATGCAA CTCCTAAGGATGAAATCCGGGGAGCAGGCATCCTACGTGGAGATGTCATTTGCTGAACACAAGAAATGTTCGTGCAG GCTTCGCCAAGAGGTTCCAAAGCCAGGGAG GAGGAGGAAACccaaaggaaaaggaagaggaatcAAGATGAAGCGTGCAAGACACAGACTGAAAGACTGA